In Candidatus Hamiltonella defensa 5AT (Acyrthosiphon pisum), one genomic interval encodes:
- a CDS encoding replication protein: MTNVSYACFKSKDEEQRVLMTRSDTGFTKWDNELKEALLRAPLTFRQYKVFDAIHRLTIGWNKQCAHIENTRIAKMTAIHHTHVSKVRKELENMNMIFKHNNEVSINQNYHDWSFNKSLAEPAHKIKPNQLTITELANGCQSYTLAETANMSLAKLANESLAESAKHKRKERQERHILKYKPPQTPPLAKSKSFDPSSVELPDWLPKPIWDSWVQYRKEISKPIKSQMTVTQAIKRLGQCRNNGHQPEEIINTSIANGWQGLFEPQKAARTQQAKLHSVTDGFADKDYGITQIPDWARACL; encoded by the coding sequence ATGACTAACGTTAGCTATGCCTGTTTTAAATCAAAAGATGAGGAACAGAGAGTTCTCATGACTCGAAGCGATACTGGATTTACCAAGTGGGATAATGAGTTAAAAGAAGCGTTACTACGTGCGCCTCTGACATTTCGGCAATATAAGGTATTTGATGCCATTCACCGACTGACTATCGGTTGGAATAAACAATGTGCACACATTGAAAATACGCGGATAGCGAAAATGACGGCGATCCATCATACGCATGTCAGTAAAGTCAGGAAGGAACTTGAGAACATGAATATGATATTCAAACACAATAATGAGGTGTCTATCAATCAAAATTATCATGATTGGAGTTTCAATAAAAGTTTAGCTGAACCAGCTCATAAAATTAAGCCAAATCAGCTAACCATTACCGAATTGGCTAATGGTTGCCAAAGCTACACATTAGCTGAAACGGCTAATATGAGTTTAGCTAAATTAGCTAATGAGAGTTTAGCCGAATCAGCTAAACATAAAAGAAAGGAAAGACAGGAAAGACATATATTAAAATATAAACCACCCCAAACCCCTCCTTTGGCAAAATCAAAATCGTTTGACCCCAGCTCGGTAGAACTGCCTGACTGGCTACCCAAACCCATCTGGGATTCCTGGGTTCAATACCGCAAGGAAATCAGCAAGCCGATTAAATCGCAGATGACTGTCACTCAGGCTATCAAGCGGCTAGGCCAGTGCCGAAACAACGGGCATCAGCCGGAAGAGATTATCAACACGAGTATCGCCAACGGCTGGCAAGGACTCTTCGAGCCTCAGAAAGCCGCACGAACCCAGCAGGCCAAACTCCACTCTGTCACAGATGGTTTTGCTGACAAGGACTACGGGATAACCCAGATACCTGATTGGGCGAGGGCGTGTCTATGA
- the ltrA gene encoding group II intron reverse transcriptase/maturase, translating into MPMANVINQNYEQQLEWHAINWRVVTAMINNLRQRIYRASATGDLKKVRNLQKLMMKSRANHLLAIRKVTQVNRGKHTAGVDNQVINDHKGREHLYKLLSQTTSEKVYPVKRVYIAKKNGKKRPLGIPTILDRCRQAIVKSALEPYWEAKFEPVSYGFRPGRSAHDAIQKIFCIARARGTRHWVLDADIKGAFDNIDHNFLIKKIGGFPERNMIKQWLQAGVLEHGNYIPNVAGTPQGGIISPLLANIALHGMETLLGIQYWKNGTPKQGQPYAVVRYADDFVVFGKSREECETAKIKLQIWLAQRELALSEEKTSIKHLKEGFDFLGFNIRHYDNRHRKRGYILLTKPSKESMKRYKQQMRMTWKGIIGMPTQEGIRQLNAKIIGWCNYYRIN; encoded by the coding sequence ATGCCTATGGCAAACGTAATAAATCAAAACTATGAACAACAACTGGAATGGCATGCTATTAACTGGCGTGTTGTGACAGCCATGATTAATAATCTAAGGCAAAGAATATATAGGGCTTCAGCAACAGGTGACTTAAAGAAAGTCAGAAATCTGCAAAAACTCATGATGAAATCAAGAGCTAACCATCTTCTGGCTATCAGGAAAGTCACTCAGGTCAATCGGGGAAAACACACGGCTGGAGTAGATAATCAGGTAATTAATGACCATAAAGGACGAGAACATCTTTATAAGTTATTAAGCCAAACAACTTCAGAAAAGGTTTATCCAGTAAAACGAGTTTACATAGCAAAAAAGAATGGAAAAAAACGCCCTCTTGGGATCCCAACCATTCTCGACCGCTGTAGACAAGCGATAGTTAAATCGGCGCTGGAACCTTATTGGGAAGCAAAATTTGAACCAGTCAGCTACGGATTTAGACCGGGGCGAAGTGCCCATGACGCAATACAAAAAATTTTCTGTATTGCCAGAGCACGAGGGACACGGCACTGGGTACTAGATGCAGATATTAAAGGCGCATTTGACAACATTGACCATAATTTTCTCATAAAAAAAATCGGGGGATTCCCCGAAAGAAACATGATTAAACAATGGTTACAAGCCGGTGTGCTGGAACATGGCAACTATATACCCAATGTTGCAGGTACTCCGCAAGGCGGGATTATCAGTCCACTACTGGCCAATATTGCACTCCACGGAATGGAGACCTTACTGGGTATTCAATACTGGAAAAACGGCACGCCAAAACAAGGGCAACCTTATGCAGTAGTTCGTTATGCGGATGATTTTGTCGTATTCGGTAAATCCCGTGAAGAGTGCGAAACTGCCAAAATAAAGTTGCAAATTTGGTTAGCTCAGAGAGAGTTAGCTCTTTCTGAAGAAAAAACCAGTATCAAACACTTGAAGGAAGGATTCGACTTCCTGGGATTTAATATACGACATTATGACAATCGCCACAGAAAACGGGGATATATATTGTTAACGAAGCCCTCAAAGGAGTCGATGAAAAGGTACAAACAGCAAATGAGAATGACCTGGAAAGGTATTATCGGTATGCCGACACAAGAAGGAATAAGACAACTGAATGCCAAGATAATAGGATGGTGTAATTACTATCGTATTAATTAG
- a CDS encoding DMT family permease — protein sequence MNYSAAMTTVRQKLADLNAPPKRLKNTVYEERDALCDRHGIFKQRCRRIALYGKEIETKTECPSCLTEKLSQLQQSEAEQKKRRKHHKIKMLMDDLHLPERFAGVTLDNYEPVTLDAARCLKLCNAYATHWPERLKRGGGLVMCGKPGTGKNHLALSIAKHVINEHVRRESCTTEVP from the coding sequence ATGAACTACAGCGCAGCAATGACCACCGTGCGTCAAAAGCTGGCAGACCTGAATGCGCCACCGAAACGACTGAAAAACACGGTTTACGAGGAAAGGGATGCCCTCTGTGACAGGCACGGCATATTCAAACAGCGTTGCCGCAGGATAGCCCTTTACGGCAAAGAGATTGAGACAAAAACCGAATGCCCTTCTTGCCTGACAGAAAAATTATCTCAGTTGCAGCAATCCGAAGCAGAGCAGAAAAAGCGTCGCAAGCACCACAAAATTAAAATGCTCATGGATGACCTGCATCTGCCAGAACGCTTTGCCGGTGTCACACTGGATAATTACGAGCCAGTGACTCTCGATGCGGCACGTTGCTTAAAGCTTTGCAATGCCTATGCCACCCATTGGCCTGAGCGCCTCAAGCGGGGGGGTGGTTTGGTGATGTGCGGCAAGCCTGGAACCGGCAAGAATCATCTGGCCCTGTCGATTGCTAAACATGTTATCAACGAACACGTGCGACGTGAAAGTTGCACCACAGAAGTCCCTTGA